The Helicoverpa armigera isolate CAAS_96S chromosome 5, ASM3070526v1, whole genome shotgun sequence sequence TATCTTCATAATATACAGGCTATATTATAGTACCTTTAACTATTCTGGACATTAGAATAAGGATTTGAGAGGTCCAAAAGGTGGCAAAAAAAATTGACACTTATCAAATTCTGAAAGCAGTTCCACCTACGTCTTGCTTCTTATCAGGTAGCCTCTGCCAGCGGGTATACCCACATTCAGTAGGAACTATTTGgtacagagcttttaaaagcaggaggtaagcccgtactgggggagctccagaagctttttaatgccgtcctgtttgaagggagaactccagaggcgtggagtaggagtgttgtcgtcctgttcttcaaaaagggagacaaaacccagttgaagaactatcgacccatttccctcctaagccacgtctataagctgttctcaagagtgatcacgaaccgacttgcgcgaagactcgacgaattccaaccaccggagcaggctgggtttcggagcggatacggcaccatagaccacatccacacagtgcggcagattatacagaagaccgaagagtataatcagcccctgtgtctagcatttgtggactatgagaaggcctttgactcggttgaaatctggtctgttctggagtccctgcagcgttgtcaagtagattggcgatacatccaagtgatgagatgtctctacgaagccgctacaatgtccgtccaagtacagaatcagcaaacaaggcccataccgttgcatcgaggagtgagacaagggatgttatttccccgaaactgttcactaatgcaatggaggatatgttcaagacgctgaactggaaaggacgcggcatcaacatcaatggcgaacacatctctcacttgagatttgctgacgatatcgtcatcatggcggaaacgctgcaggacctacaacagatgcttaacgacctggctgaatcttctctacgcatcggcctacggatgaacttggacaaaaccaaggtcatgttcaatgaacatgttctaccggaaccgattgcgatacacggcgccgttctcgaagttgttcggaaatatgtatacctcgggcagacattgcagttaggtagaaacaactttgaggacgaggtgaataggagaattcagttgggttgggctgcatttgggaagctacgtcgagtcctaacatcgtcgattccacagtgcctaaagacaaaagtcttcaatcagtgcgtcctacctgtcatgacttacggagccgaaacgtggacactgacggtacggctggtccacaagtttaaagtcgctcagcgggctatggaaagagctatgctcggcgtttctctgagggatcgcatcagaaatgaggtaatccgtcagagaaccaaggtcatcgacatagcctaccgaatcagcaagctgaagtggcagtgggctggccatattagccgaagaaccgataaccgttggggtaaacgagttctagagtggagaccgcgcctcggcaaacgtagtgtaggacgtcctcaggcacggtggagtgatgacttgcgcaagacggctggcaggagctggatgcgagaagccgaaaatcgatctcagtggcgtgcacttggagaggcctatgtccagcagtggactgcgataggctgatgatgatgatgatttggtACTCCCATATACAAAGTAacctataaccttcctcgataaatgggctatctgacacAGGAAAATTCTTCAAGTCAGTCCAGTTGTAACAAAGTTTCGCCCATCAATCAAACCCTTCCAAATCAAAATCGCTTATCTCTTATACCTTAGCTCCAAAATGGTCACTACTTAGAGGCGGGGCATCCCTACCATCGTCACCATAGTCCATGTTGTCCATAGGTCTTAGATCATTAAACCAACCGGAACCGCACACAACATTTCTATGCGgaaaaagtctgccaatttacGCGCAGGTGGCTAGGCAACAAATAATGATAGCTTCttcatgcattttcgatcacacaaaaaaattgccaaaaacACATGCATAAACTTGACGCACCGTTGACAGGAGTCTAGAGCCATCTCATCCCTGGTTTTAGATCGCCCGATTCATACACCTACTACATGCATTGCAAAAGTTCAGACATAAAAAGCGGGCTGGTTGTTAGGGACGAGATGGTTCTAAGAGAAATAAGAAGAGGATGATTCGAAAGCACAGCAGTAGCTTCTCGTGTTGGTTAAATAATCTAAGCCATAGACCACCACGGCCAGTCTTACTCGTAAACACATTTTATTGTCATTGTTTTAGGTAATCGTAGTTCGTAATGCGGAATTAGCATGACTGTCAGGCCTACGTATATGTTCGCTTGTTCATCGGCTAGATAGTCTTTTGTCATTTTCCTTTGGGGTAGGACCATGTAAGTTTTGCTGGTGAATGGTCGAGATGAAGCAGGAtctttttcttttccttttttttaatgagtgtTGGAAATATGGCTAAATAGGTACTGTTTTCAGATCTGGACTTAAACAAATTCTATGCTATTCCTATAAGATCAGTTTAATACAAAAGTATTTAGGTACTTCTTTTGTTGTAGATTCTTTCTTACTGTATAGATCTTTATTAATTAGGATTCCAATGCCTCTTTCTAGCTTTATACTGGTACAAGATATTTCAGTCTTTTTCCATAAACGACATAAAATGCAACCACTCTAGAACggctatttaaatatttaatttactcgCAACAatccaattaaaacaaaatgaaaatgaacTTTAAAACAACGGGCATAAGAGTCATTCAACTgcgattattttaattttttgctaTGCAGAACCACATTCCCAATTTGGCGGGATAGTGATTTTCTTAAGAATGATATTACCATTTAAACAAGTTATATaaccaaacaaatataaactttatGTCTATACAATAGAGGTCAGGGAACTGCAgatttatgtttgtttctttaaaagGGCACACTCGATACTGGTTGGAGCTAGATTGTCCTGCCTCGAGCAGTTCTTCATTCTCATTTCAAAATTGAACTTTAACCACTTCATTACTCAGTCCAATTCTCCTTGTCGCTTCTCAACGTCCAGTTGAACATAGGGCACAGCCTACGACTCGCAATATTAAGACCTATCCTCCTTAACTTAAAGTATGTTTTCCAATGGCAAGGTCTATGGTATGGTTTTGATGGGTCTGGACCACTGACGTCAATTAGCATTCTCAGAGACGAGTCTATGGTATAAACATAAAATCTCTTTGCTGTCATAATGGTATTCATGTGAAGTCCGTATGAATTGAACGGACCATTGTATGAGGTCTATTGtaatatataatttgattttagGACAATGTTATGATGGACTGGGCTTCAGTTTTGTGAGGTTTTATTCCATCTCATCATAGGTTAGGTTTATAGGAATGTAATTTTATGTGTAGGCTGGTAAGTTAACTATTGTAAACTAATAGATCCTTGTTTACCAATGGTTTTGTGAatatgcaaaattatttgatgAAAACATATGATACATATTCTGTaagagattttattaaaaacactacaaaaaacttttcaagcaaaataaaccaaaaattccACTATAGGTACTTGTAAATCAAGCTTAGGTACAGAAAATTCCAACCTATATCAAGAGTACATACCAACTAAGTTACAACTAAGTAAAGTACCTAACTTACTAAGTGAACATTGTAGTCGCCATCGGCTTTACGTTTTACGATGCTCCGATAACTTGAAGCGTACTTTAAACTACGTCACTCGTTCAAGTTATTACACTTTAACTTGAAGCTATAAATAGATGGTATTATGTTTTGTTGTGGCGTTTTGAAGAggatttggtatttttaaatataatataataggtatttaatataatgttcGGTTAAGTAAGTTATAATACGGTCAAGTGATTTTGCGTCCAGCGTCCAGAAGTCAGCCAGCTCAGAATATGCGTTTGTTCGTATGTTTTTTCTGTAGTGAAATAAATTACCTTCTATTAACCAACCTGCGGCAACAAGGTTATAAAATCTGTAGTCATTAATGGTTTACTTAAGGCTCTCTTTCAAATCTTCAGAAATCAGATTTCAGAACACAGATTTGTCAATCAATTGGTTAAATAACGATTTGAAGTTACACGAGTCCCTCAATCTAAGGAGCTCCTAAATATGGGTTTATCTTACGCTAATTCTCCTGTTTCTCTTTTCTAGGCTTCACGGGAACACAATGTGAGGTGGAGATTGACGAGTGTGCTAACAACCCGTGCTTGAACGGAGGCATCTGCCACGATATGATCAACGCCTTCAAATGTACTTGTGTCATTGGGTAAGTACACATTATCGTATAGGAGAATACTTATAGAACATAAATAGAACTATCATCTTTTGTGAGTGGAAAGTAAATGGAATCAGAATATGGTTTGAGTTATCTAAGCGCCTGGTTGACGCTTTTCGGGACCAAAAGGTTTATTTTGAGCAAAGAATTAGCTTTACGACTAATCTAGGCGACAGCAATGGGCATATTTCCTGATcatctaaatatttttgaagcaaTGCTTTTGAAAACTGTCCAAATAAGTTCTAACAATTGGTTAGTTTGTTTTACAAATTACATACTAAAGACTATTCTAATTTTCCATTTTTATCCTCAGTTTCACCGGCGCTCGTTGTCAAGTAAACATAGACGACTGTGCTTCGAGTCCTTGTCGCAATGGCGGGACTTGCCACGACTCAGTCGCTGGGTACACTTGTGAATGTCCACCTGGTTATACTGGTAAGTTTATCATAAGCCTTAGCGAAAACTACAGACCTTATAGTTaagcaaataatatattaaatgaaaatgaaaattaatcaaTGGACACAAGTCCTAATTGCTTGCGTCATAACAGTCACTGCAATTTCTGTGTCACGTTTAACTATCCCATGTTATCAAGCTGATAAAACTACGTCGCTAGAAGATGTAAGAAAAGCAAGTATTTATACCAACAAATTAGAATTTGACAAACTGTCTACCAAAATACAACATTCCTTCTATTTATCctatattttctgatttacaattttattcccCAGGTATGTCCTGCGAAACCAACAtaaacgactgcctatcagcTCCGTGTCATCGAGGAGAATGCATAGATGGAGACAACAGCTTTACTTGCAACTGCCACCCTGGGTACACAGGCAGGGTCTGTCAGACTCAGATCAACGAGTGCGAATCTAACCCTTGCCAGTTTGGAGGTAAGAACATTCTAACACGCCTTTAGGAAGAGTTCCTGGTTTATTTCAATAGCATTGTCAAAGATTGAAGAAGAGAGAGGACGAAGATCCAACATTTGATTTTCTTTCGGATCAAACGcccaacaaaatattttgactctCGATAGGTTCTAAATTAACAGCTTTCGTATTTTTATGGGCATCACTCAAAAGACATAATCATCATATtcctttttaactttattaaccTTATTACGTATTTAATGTCCTTAATAAACCTATCTCTCTCTCCAGGCCACTGCGAAGATCTGATCGGTGGCTACCAGTGCCGCTGCAAGCCTGGCACCTCCGGCCGCAACTGCGAGATCAACGTCAACGAGTGTTATTCCAACCCTTGCAGAAATGGCGCCACTTGCATCGATGGCATCAACAGGTAAGGATTGTTAATTTGGCTTAGAATTATGGTAAACACTTCCACTTTCATTTATTCTTCTTTACTCATGACATGAACTATGACATCACGAGCTCATTTGTTTAATAAGTTTTTCTTATACCTTGTCTTTTATTGATTGTTCTTTACTTATAAACTGCACTATGGTGTACTTATCTCTCATATATTTACTTCACTCGATCTATTATAGTATCTACTGCATGCTTTGTTATTGTCTTTTATTTCAATCCTATGCCTTTATTACTactgttcttttgttttcatattttgcactacgtattgtaataatattaatgcttctttattttctttacatgCAGCAATTATTTTGAGTAAGTTTCCAAACCACTTCTTAAAGCATGACGAGTttctaagtttgtttttgttgatttttacaCTGCATGTTGAGAAAATGATTGAAGGCTATCTATACTCTTTAAGTATATGACTTTGTTGcttttgattgatatttttatctatacCTTACGCTAACAGTCTCAAAAAAAATCGACTACCCAATTCAAGATCAATCCTTGAAACATTTCATAACAGTACCAAAAACGAAATGTGTCTTGATAATCATACCCTAAACTCTTCTTGAATCTGATGCCCAAAATATTCACCCAAATCACCAACATCATTGCTCATCATCATAACACTTCTTCACACCATCTAACGTGAACCCCGTTCCTCAGGTACACTTGCGAGTGCATCCCAGGGTTCACTGGCCAGCACTGCGAGACGAACATCAACGAGTGCCTCTCGAACCCCTGTGCCAACGGAGGGAAGTGCGTGGACAGGATCAACGGATTTCGGTGTGAATGCCCTAGAGGGTATTATGACGCTAGGTACGGACGGTAGCGGGTGCCGGACTACTTTAAGGGTTTTGGGATTAGATTTACCGAGTGCTGTCAAAATTTATACACTAAAGAAGAGGAATTCCAAATTTTACGCTCAAATTATTTGATACTATAGCTTAAGAACTGTTCCAACACGCAGATTCACCAAGCGACGTCCCAGTAAAtaccttatttaatttttaagtctTCGAAACTTCAACCCTTATGTCTTTGGAATATTATTCTTGCATACTATACAGTAAAACAAGACTTTCATACAATTTCATCTTTTCTGTTTTTCTAAGtacgatattaataaaatgttttctctgCAGATGCCTCTCAGATGTGAACGAGTGTGCTTCGAACCCCTGCATCAATGGTGGCTCCTGTGAAGATGGAGTCAACCAGTTCATCTGCCATTGTTTGCCTGGATACGGAGGTAAGTTCTGAATATTCatgatatgttttatttagcTGAATAATAACCTGGTCTGGTTGTGAGCCATGGTCAGTTCGTCACGATGTTGGCAACATAATTTGGAACTTTTCTCTTTGTTATTGCCCCTAAAATAAATTCCATATATCCATTGAAGAAAGCCTGGTatgatttgaaaagttttaaattgcATAGAGATTTAAAGGAGTGAGAAGGGTTATAAGCTTTCAGGACTTCTTGTCTCATATACTTCTTACGATCACTAAGTTTGTGAAGTGGAAATGGAAGTTAACGCATTTTCATTCCTATTTCAGGTCAACGCTGTGAACGTGATATTGACGAATGCAGTTCAAACCCGTGTCAGCACGGGGGAACTTGCCACGACAGGCTCAATGCTTACAAGTGTGATTGTGTACTTGGATTTACTGGTAAGTACACTAAGTTCAATTTATGGAATTCTGAGCATTTAATACAATGTAGACATAGCTTCATCAAGCAACCAAGAAAGCTTTTAGGAATGACCGGTCTGATTTATGATCTTAAGTCATGATCACCTTAGTTCATCATTAAACTTTCTTGCCTTCTCATGATCCTCATAAATATGTCAACTCAGCCACAGAAAATTCAGCAACTTTTATCATCCATTCCTTTTGAAGTTGTTTTTTCTGTTGAGCatagtatttaaaaattatatttattatgagTATTGATTGCATCATGCAAATCATTGAAACATTTAGTGGTTCTTTATAACTCTAAGGTCTTTCCTATCATACAACCAACCCTTATAACACCCTTTTTTCTCTCCTAGGTGTCAACTGCGAGACTAACATCGACGACTGCGCCGGCAACCCGTGTTTGCACGGCGGCTCGTGCATCGACCTCGTCAACGGCTACCGCTGCGTGTGCGCACCGCCGCACTCGGGACGCAACTGCGAGAATACTCTTGACCCTTGCACGCCTAACCAGTAAGTTGTTGGACTATAATTTCTAGCTAGCACTACGTGTCATTAAGTATTTCATTGGTGTTAACATTGCCAATGTAATAAGGAGCAATACTTAGTGACGTAATTTCTTCTACTTATTTGACACACGGATTGTTTTTAAAGACCATGATAACTTTAAGGATGATAGAAACAGGTTTATGCCATATTGCAATCATGTACCAATACCTATGTACTCTTCAAACCGATGTAACTTTAACGTCTCATTTTACAGCTCATCATCATTAATCCCACCTTCTACCATACTTAAAACCATACCAACATATTACAGCAACTGCTCACTCAGAACTTTTAACCCTGTGATCATAAAGTTTTACTTGACTACTATATACTTAATGTTCGATTGCTTCTAGCTTTAGCTACTATAAGAACCAAACCTGCAcaatatcaaataaaacactCTTAACATCACACTTTTCATCCCCAGATGTCGTCACGGCGGCCGCTGCGTAGCCGAAGCTTCCTACGCGGAGTTCACTTGTCAATGTCCAGTGGGCTGGACGGGAGCGCTGTGTGAACGTGACGTGGACGAGTGTGCGGTGACAGCCCCGTGTCACAATGAGGCGACGTGTATCAATACTGAGGGGTCCTATGCCTGTTTGTGTGCGAGGGGGTACGAGGGGAAGGATTGCGCTATTAATACTGATGATTGTGCTTCATGTGAgtattatagatttattttagtatttttttttaggtgtCTAAATGTGTAAAAGTTGGGTTAGCTTATAATTTCAATGCATATAGGAGACTCTAAATGCTTTGCTAGGTAATCTGCAAATCGGAGTTATAGATTCTCCTTACATGATTTCTTCAAGAGTTCAAGTTATGTTAAGGCAGTTAACACTTTTGCAGCTCAGCTCactaaatcttaaaataaagaaagaagatcTTTACATGCACCTACGAATCTGAGAAGATCACGATGAtatactacaaataaaatataatgtttcaaGCTCCTTTAAAATCTAAAGTCTACTCTTAATCTCAACCAAtatctattttaaataataatgctatCCTTTTATTCACAGTCCCATGCCAAAACGGTGCGACGTGTCTCGACTCGATCGGCGACTACAACTGCGTATGCGCAAGCGGCTTCGCGGGCAAGCACTGCGAGGTGGACATCGACGAGTGTCAGTCAAGGCCTTGTATGAACGGCGCTACTTGCAATCAGGTGAGAATAAGATCATAAAGACCATATTTTACTATACATGTACTAGAATTGGACTAAAGGCAGTTAACAAACTGATGATTCCAATCTAGACAAACATGTCATTGTAAACTTTCTCGTTAATATTTTGTAGCTCTTTATTTGATACAATCTTAAAAATGGATGTGCATAATTGAACAATGTGCAGAAAAACTATCCCACATATTTTTGATGTTGTGGTTAAAATTTATCGATTATAATGAATCTCAATTTAGACGTAGTACCTAAGACTCAAAAACAGCTATGATTTTCGTACGCTATCTTAAATAGGCACAacgacacacacacacattaaaTCCGatccaaattttaatatttactctTAATTTCCTCTTTCCAGTACGTTGCATCATACACATGCACCTGTCCTCTCGGCTTCTCGGGCATCAACTGCCAGACGAACGACGAGGACTGCACCGAGTCCAGCTGCATGAACGGTGGCACCTGCATCGATGGCATCAACTCTTACAACTGTTCTTGTCCTCCTGGGTAAGTTTCTTTGTTCATCTTTTAGGTCCTATATGAGATCTTGTATAGTTgttctctatattttttttattatcaaagaTAGTCATCGTTACTCTGGCATATAGCCTATATTTTGATCAAATCATcttattatacctacttgttTTGATATAAAAGAGTATCTTTATCCTATTCTTTTAAGACAGTAATTagtataaattgaataaaaatcaaCACAGCGCAACTTGAATTTGCCTTTTATTCTGTTTTACTTCTTGTtgcctttttacattattactcGAAGTACCAAACTCATTATCAGTCTCAGCAACTTATGCAACCGTCCTTCTATCATCATAATTTCCGtgtttaacatattttacttCTTCAATCATTTAACTTTCTATTTCTCCCTCAACAGCTACACAGGCTCCAACTGCCAGTTCCGTATAAACATGTGCGACAGTTCTCCCTGCGACAACGGCGCCACCTGTCACGATCACATCACGTACTACACATGTCACTGTCCTTATGGGTACACTGGGAAGCACTGCGAGACTTATGTTGATTGGTAAGTTAAGAGTTTTTAAAGAAGGGCATATAAACGCGAAGGATTGTATGTACGAATGTTTGGTTGAGATTTTAATGACCCAATTTTTTATTCTGATATAGCTTgcatgtcaaaataaaatataggagagtttatccgggtgcgagatGTAGTTCCCTAGGGAAGCGAAAGAAACTGCTGACGCAAACCAGTCGTTTAAAATTGTTTAGTCTAAAGAACGAGCTTGCGTGTCAGCCACTGAGCTGATCTTCATTGATAAGGTTCTTAACCAAATTTTCAGCAATGTATAAAATTCGTAATAACTCATGTTTCAATTTTCCTACAGGTGTGAAGTGAACCCGTGCGAGAACGGTGCTACATGTTCGCAGAAGGGCCCACAATATACATGTTCCTGTGCCCCGGGTTGGTCCGGCAAGCTCTGTGACGTCGAGATGGTGTCCTGTAAAGATGCGGCTATCAGGAAAGGTATGGATTACAGAGGTAATTTACTGTtacttacatacttttaaatattaagtttttgtgaaaatttcatgcaatataaaaaaaaatcatttgagTAAGTGTAATTTATATTGTCGATATTCATGTTCAGCTAGGCTAATACAATATTCCTTGTCCACAGGTGTAAAACTAAAACAGCTATGCAATAACGGCTCATGTGAAGATATTGGCAACTCCCATCGTTGTCACTGTCTTGAAGGATACACTGGATCTTACTGCCAAAAGGAAATTAACGAGTGCGACTCAGCACCGTGCCaaaatggagctttgtgcaaagACCTTGTAGGAACATACCAGTGTCAATGCGCTAAAGGCTTCCAAGGACAGAACTGCGAGCTCAATGTGAATGATTGCCTACCGAACCCTTGCCAAAACGGAGGAACTTGCCACGATCTGATCAACAACTTCTCATGCTCCTGTCCATTCGGAACTCTTGGCAAAATCTGCGAGATCAACGTCAATGATTGTAAGCAAGACGCATGCCACAACAACGGTACTTGTATCGACAAAGTTGGCGGCTTTGAGTGCAAGTGTCCACCTGGCTTCGTCGGCCCACGATGTGAGGGTGACATCAACGAATGTTTGTCCAACCCATGCTTAATACCTGGTACTCAAGACTGCGTCCAACTTGTCAACGATTACCATTGCAACTGCAAGCCTGGGTACATGGGAAGACACTGTGATGCTAAAGTCAACTTCTGTGCTAACTCCCCTTGTCAGAATGGAGGTAGATGCACTGCTATTCAGGGAGGACACGAATGCCTTTGTAGTGATGGATATTACGGCAAGAACTGTGAATACTCAGGATATGCTTGCGATTCTAATCCTTGCCAAAATGGAGGATACTGCCGAATATCAGAAATCGGAGGCTATGTATGCGACTGTCCATCTGGCTTATCAGGAATCAACTGCGAAATTGACTCCATGAATGAATGTCTGAGCAACCCTTGTAAGCATCCAGAAGCTAGATGTATTGACAAGGCTGGCGACTACCTCTGTTACTGCCCACGACAATGGACCGGCAAGAGCTGCGATATCCACGACCCACACTCCAGAGGAGGATATGGAAGTCCAGTAATTGGAGGTTTCAACCCTAAGAAACCAGGGCCTAGTTTTGAAGAACTGGATTTGGCTTTCCAAAGAGAACAGTGTGTAAAGAAGGGTTGCAAGGAAAAGCAAGGCGATCACCATTGCGATGAAGAATGCAATACATACGCGTGTGAGTTTGACGGCAACGACTGCTCCCTAGGTTTAAATCCTTGGGCAAACTGCACAGCACCAATCAAATGTTGGGAAGTCTTCATGGATGGTGAATGTAACGAAGTATGCAACACGCAGGCTTGTTTGTTCGACGGAAGAGATTGTCAGAAGTCCCTACAACGCTGTAATCCAATCTACGATGCGTATTGTCAGAAGCATTACGCCAACGGCCATTGTGACTACGGCTGTAATAACGCTGAGTGTAACTGGGACGGTCTTGATTGTGAGAACGAACCTCCACATCTAGCCGAAGGTGTCATGTCCGTAACTTTACTGATGGATGTCAGGACCTTCAAGGAAAACTCCGTCGCCTTCCTCCGAGATTTAGGCCATCAGTTACGAACAACGGTTTTGATAAAGAAAGATCATTTAGGCAACGATATGGTCTACCCGTGGAAGGGATCAACAGATGTTGGCTTACAAGACACTGAGTTCGGAAAGAACCATAACATTGTCTTTACGGAAAGGGGACAATCAGGAGTGCAAGTCTACTTGGAAATTGATAACAGAAAGTGTACATCCATGTCAAGTTCTGAGTGCTTCTTCTCAGCGAGAGAGGCCGCAGAGTTCTTAGCAGCTACAGCATCGAAACATTCCTTATCACCTGACTTCCCTATTTTCCAAGTCAAGGGTGTGAAAACCCCTGACGATGCTAGCGACGTCCCAACCAATTCAAAATACGTCTTCATCGGAGTCATTCTGGTCCTCCTAGCTGGGCTACTGATTGGAGTGTTAGTGACTGCTCAAAGGAAACGAGCAGCTGGCATAACATGGTTCCCCGAAGGTTTCATCCGCAACAACTCTTCGACCAGACGTAGATCACGAAGACGTGGTCCTGATGGCCAGGAGATGCGAAACTTGAACAAGGGTTCTATCGGTTGTATTGACGTGGATATAAATGGGGGTCATATGGGACCTCCTCATCACTGGTcggatgaagatgatgatggttCAGCGCCTCCAAGGGCTAAGCGAGCTAGAGGTCCAGGGGATGCTAACGGTGCTCCTGGTGGTTACGCGTCAGACCATACAGCTATCACGGATTATGA is a genomic window containing:
- the LOC110379649 gene encoding neurogenic locus Notch protein isoform X2 codes for the protein MLCYKMWSRNFIPDYGIQLLSIFIVLSTLAARIHGVEGFVSCSPSPCKNGGTCLSTPRGEYFCNCTSRYAGEFCQHLNPCHSESSPRCQNGGSCRVRPGVGGGPPSFACDCPLGFSASLCEISIPAACDSAPCLNGATCRLTSLDTYECDCPPGYTGDECSHEDHCASQPCRNGGRCVADNTTTAGYSCACPPGFTGSRCTEDVVECSSGSGPCHHGRCFNTHGSYTCVCEPGYTGRDCDAEYVPCEPSPCHHDGRCTPLDQLRYECDCPPGYRGQNCEIDIDDCPGHLCQNGATCVDGLNSYTCECPPTFTGTLCETDVDECALRPLVCQNGATCTNSVGGFSCICVNGWTGPECSVNIDDCAGAACFNGATCIDRVGAFYCKCTPGKTGLLCHLDDACTSNPCHADAICDTSPINGSYTCSCASGYKGLDCSEDIDECEQGSPCEHDGICVNTPGSFACNCSVGFTGPRCETNVNECESHPCRNDGSCLDDPGTFRCVCMPGFTGTQCEVEIDECANNPCLNGGICHDMINAFKCTCVIGFTGARCQVNIDDCASSPCRNGGTCHDSVAGYTCECPPGYTGMSCETNINDCLSAPCHRGECIDGDNSFTCNCHPGYTGRVCQTQINECESNPCQFGGHCEDLIGGYQCRCKPGTSGRNCEINVNECYSNPCRNGATCIDGINRYTCECIPGFTGQHCETNINECLSNPCANGGKCVDRINGFRCECPRGYYDARCLSDVNECASNPCINGGSCEDGVNQFICHCLPGYGGQRCERDIDECSSNPCQHGGTCHDRLNAYKCDCVLGFTGVNCETNIDDCAGNPCLHGGSCIDLVNGYRCVCAPPHSGRNCENTLDPCTPNQCRHGGRCVAEASYAEFTCQCPVGWTGALCERDVDECAVTAPCHNEATCINTEGSYACLCARGYEGKDCAINTDDCASFPCQNGATCLDSIGDYNCVCASGFAGKHCEVDIDECQSRPCMNGATCNQYVASYTCTCPLGFSGINCQTNDEDCTESSCMNGGTCIDGINSYNCSCPPGYTGSNCQFRINMCDSSPCDNGATCHDHITYYTCHCPYGYTGKHCETYVDWCEVNPCENGATCSQKGPQYTCSCAPGWSGKLCDVEMVSCKDAAIRKGMDYRGVKLKQLCNNGSCEDIGNSHRCHCLEGYTGSYCQKEINECDSAPCQNGALCKDLVGTYQCQCAKGFQGQNCELNVNDCLPNPCQNGGTCHDLINNFSCSCPFGTLGKICEINVNDCKQDACHNNGTCIDKVGGFECKCPPGFVGPRCEGDINECLSNPCLIPGTQDCVQLVNDYHCNCKPGYMGRHCDAKVNFCANSPCQNGGRCTAIQGGHECLCSDGYYGKNCEYSGYACDSNPCQNGGYCRISEIGGYVCDCPSGLSGINCEIDSMNECLSNPCKHPEARCIDKAGDYLCYCPRQWTGKSCDIHDPHSRGGYGSPVIGGFNPKKPGPSFEELDLAFQREQCVKKGCKEKQGDHHCDEECNTYACEFDGNDCSLGLNPWANCTAPIKCWEVFMDGECNEVCNTQACLFDGRDCQKSLQRCNPIYDAYCQKHYANGHCDYGCNNAECNWDGLDCENEPPHLAEGVMSVTLLMDVRTFKENSVAFLRDLGHQLRTTVLIKKDHLGNDMVYPWKGSTDVGLQDTEFGKNHNIVFTERGQSGVQVYLEIDNRKCTSMSSSECFFSAREAAEFLAATASKHSLSPDFPIFQVKGVKTPDDASDVPTNSKYVFIGVILVLLAGLLIGVLVTAQRKRAAGITWFPEGFIRNNSSTRRRSRRRGPDGQEMRNLNKGSIGCIDVDINGGHMGPPHHWSDEDDDGSAPPRAKRARGPGDANGAPGGYASDHTAITDYEEAGHDGRVWTQQHLDAADIRVPPSMMTPPAIHDGHVEVDARGPLGMTPLMVAAVRGGGLDTGSDAEDEQTAHIISELVAQGAQLNAAMDKTGETSLHLAARYARADAAKRLLDAGADANSQDNTGRTPLHAAVAADAMGVFQILLRNRATNLNARMHDGTTPLILAARLAIEGMVEDLINADADINAADNSGKTALHWAAAVNNIDAVNVLLAHGANRDAQDDKDETPLFLGAREGSYGACRALLDAMANREITDHMDRLPRDVAQERMHDDIVRLLDEHCPRPPPQHHHLMSSPNPHPQLISQPTVISTAAKGKPKKSRAKAGPDSPDQAYDNNNLQTTQIRRKPSVKKNNKKVAQEVPQSVESLGSSLSPVESPLQNLQDLPSPYDATSLYSNAMAQFVGIEQLVQHKQPPSYEDCVKCFVPQTGQTLQQSYGGGALGASLSPPYSNHSPTHSNHTTSPHAYIGSPSPGKSRPSLPTSPAHMAALRHSHQNQLDAAAYSALAQMSANNQHNAQFQAVMSQAAALGQVQGQHPALTNMMSSLYGGWGIGDTFPTPSPESPDHWSTPSPQTPLTQSPHSDWSDRAALSPNDIQQTNKGATEAIYI